The following proteins come from a genomic window of Coregonus clupeaformis isolate EN_2021a chromosome 2, ASM2061545v1, whole genome shotgun sequence:
- the LOC121536150 gene encoding probable E3 SUMO-protein ligase RNF212, which translates to MAYWICCNSCFNLPGPERKLAVTTCGHVICNVCFQKGNQGECLICKAKCQVTPLSDKSSAEVKALFSDINSVATKHFTEISKVLLFQARHQKRLLAHSQQRNEKLEEVLLKMKQEMQQMSKKMTEQNSYIAKLESTLPHQSAKAASTSQLNHSSHNARSQQIKSDQMQMPFNSPMSLSRHSSTTSLAENMEVDSRGLFRKPELSGSVQRLSLISPPQDGRMGTVPHRSTNQNTLVNHSARSATVSRLAELQMTPNLPYRRDTGWETPVFKPPSAYRHSSMSSLVMSSLGVTYPPP; encoded by the exons ATGGCTTACTGGATCTGCTGTAACTCCTGCTTCAACCTCCCTGGTCCTGAACGCAAACTAGCTGTTACCACCTGTGGTCATGTCATCTGCAATGTGTGTTTTCAGAAAG GCAATCAAGGAGAATGCCTGATATGTAAGGCAAAATGTCAAGTTACTCCTCTCTCAGACAAA agtagtgcagaagtaaAGGCCCTCTTCTCTGACATCAATTCTGTAGCAACCAAACACTTCACAGAGATAAGCAAG GTGTTACTATTCCAGGCAAGGCACCAAAAGAGGTTGTTGGCGCATTCCCAGCAGAGG AATGAAAAGTTAGAAGAAGTTTTACTCAAGATGAAGCAAGAAATGCAGCAGATGTCCAA AAAAATGACAGAGCAGAATTCCTATATTGCCAAGCTGGAGAGCACTCTTCCGCATCAAAG tgCAAAAGCAGCTTCTACATCTCAGCTGAACCATAGTTCTCACAACGCTCGTTCACAACAAATCAAATCTGATCAAATGCAGATGCCGTTCAACTCGCCCATGTCCCTCTCTCGCCACTCATCTACTACAAGTCT GGCAGAAAACATGGAGGTGGATAGCAGGGGTCTGTTTAGGAAA CCGGAGCTCTCTGGAAGTGTCCAGAGGTTGTCCTTGATCAGCCCTCCACAGGACGGCCGGATGG GTACCGTCCCCCATCGATCGACCAATCAGAACACCCTAGTCAACCACTCAGCTCGCTCGGCCACTGTCAG CCGTCTGGCGGAGCTGCAGATGACCCCTAACCTGCCGTATCGTAGGGACACAGGGTGGGAGACGCCCGTGTTCAAGCCCCCGTCAGCCTACAGACACTCCTCCATGTCTTCTCTGGTCATGTCCTCTCTGGGAGTCACCTACCCTCCACCATAA
- the LOC121536161 gene encoding spondin-2 isoform X1, with protein sequence MESGMKLSSTSSVVHWLASLTLTLLGSVHPMPVTIDPVCMADTTAKYSLTFTGMWSQTSFPKQYPIYRPPAQWSPLIGVTHSSDYHIWQRNAFASNGVREFSEKGEAWTLMKEVEAAGERIQSVYGLFSAPAVVGGTGQMTSEFEVFARHSFLSFLVRIVPSPDWFLGVDSFNLCEGDQWKESITLELYPYDAGTDSGFTFSSPNFETIPQDKVTQITSSSPSHPANSFYYPRLKNLPPMGKVTLTKTKNNQIFSIPMEPTQFNQTANEIGNEIEDSLISKQETYSTPLDCEVSVWSPWGLCKGKCGDSGVRHRTRYIHLQPANNGVVCPPLEEENKCIPDNCL encoded by the exons ATGGAAAGTGGCATGAAATTGAGCAGCACTAGCAGTGTGGTGCACTGGCTAGccagcctgaccctgaccctgcttGGGAGTGTCCACCCCATGCCTGTGACCATAGACCCGGTGTGCATGGCAGACACCACTGCTAAGTACAGCCTGACATTTACAGGGATGTGGAGCCAAACCTCCTTCCCCAAGCAGTACCCAATCTACCGCCCCCCTGCCCAGTGGTCCCCTCTCATTG GGGTGACCCACAGTTCAGACTATCATATCTGGCAGCGGAATGCGTTTGCAAGCAACGGGGTGAGGGAGTTTTCTGAGAAGGGCGAGGCCTGGACTCTGATGAAGGAGGTGGAGGCGGCTGGGGAACGCATCCAGAGTGTCTATGGGCTGTTCTCCGCTCCAGCTGTGGTCGGGGGAACGGGCCAGATGACCTCAGAGTTCGAGGTCTTTGCAAGGCACTCTTTC ctaTCCTTCCTAGTGAGGATAGTTCCCAGCCCAGACTGGTTCCTGGGAGTGGACAGCTTTAACCTGTGTGAGGGAGACCAGTGGAAGGAAAGCATCACACTGGAGCTGTACCCCTACGATGCAGGCACTGACAGCGGCTTCACCTTCTCCTCTCCCAACTTTGAGACCATTCCTCAGGACAAAGTCACACAG ATAACGTCATCTTCTCCAAGCCATCCTGCCAACTCCTTCTACTATCCCCGTCTGAAGAATCTGCCACCCATGGGCAAGGTCACCCTGACAAAGACCAAAAACAACCAGATCTTCAGCATACCTATGGAGCCCACCCAGTTCAACCAGACTGCCAATGAGATTGGCAATGAGATTGAGGACTCTCTTATAAGTAAGCAAGAAACAT ATTCCACCCCTCTGGACTGTGAGGTGTCTGTATGGTCACCCTGGGGCCTGTGCAAAGGCAAATGCGGAGACTCAGGGGTGCGCCACAGAACGCGCTACATCCACCTACAACCAGCCAACAATGGGGTAGTCTGCCCCCCACTGGAAGAGGAGAACAAATGCATCCCTGACAACTGCTTATGA
- the LOC121536161 gene encoding spondin-2 isoform X2, which produces MESGMKLSSTSSVVHWLASLTLTLLGSVHPMPVTIDPVCMADTTAKYSLTFTGMWSQTSFPKQYPIYRPPAQWSPLIGVTHSSDYHIWQRNAFASNGVREFSEKGEAWTLMKEVEAAGERIQSVYGLFSAPAVVGGTGQMTSEFEVFARHSFLSFLVRIVPSPDWFLGVDSFNLCEGDQWKESITLELYPYDAGTDSGFTFSSPNFETIPQDKVTQITSSSPSHPANSFYYPRLKNLPPMGKVTLTKTKNNQIFSIPMEPTQFNQTANEIGNEIEDSLINSTPLDCEVSVWSPWGLCKGKCGDSGVRHRTRYIHLQPANNGVVCPPLEEENKCIPDNCL; this is translated from the exons ATGGAAAGTGGCATGAAATTGAGCAGCACTAGCAGTGTGGTGCACTGGCTAGccagcctgaccctgaccctgcttGGGAGTGTCCACCCCATGCCTGTGACCATAGACCCGGTGTGCATGGCAGACACCACTGCTAAGTACAGCCTGACATTTACAGGGATGTGGAGCCAAACCTCCTTCCCCAAGCAGTACCCAATCTACCGCCCCCCTGCCCAGTGGTCCCCTCTCATTG GGGTGACCCACAGTTCAGACTATCATATCTGGCAGCGGAATGCGTTTGCAAGCAACGGGGTGAGGGAGTTTTCTGAGAAGGGCGAGGCCTGGACTCTGATGAAGGAGGTGGAGGCGGCTGGGGAACGCATCCAGAGTGTCTATGGGCTGTTCTCCGCTCCAGCTGTGGTCGGGGGAACGGGCCAGATGACCTCAGAGTTCGAGGTCTTTGCAAGGCACTCTTTC ctaTCCTTCCTAGTGAGGATAGTTCCCAGCCCAGACTGGTTCCTGGGAGTGGACAGCTTTAACCTGTGTGAGGGAGACCAGTGGAAGGAAAGCATCACACTGGAGCTGTACCCCTACGATGCAGGCACTGACAGCGGCTTCACCTTCTCCTCTCCCAACTTTGAGACCATTCCTCAGGACAAAGTCACACAG ATAACGTCATCTTCTCCAAGCCATCCTGCCAACTCCTTCTACTATCCCCGTCTGAAGAATCTGCCACCCATGGGCAAGGTCACCCTGACAAAGACCAAAAACAACCAGATCTTCAGCATACCTATGGAGCCCACCCAGTTCAACCAGACTGCCAATGAGATTGGCAATGAGATTGAGGACTCTCTTATAA ATTCCACCCCTCTGGACTGTGAGGTGTCTGTATGGTCACCCTGGGGCCTGTGCAAAGGCAAATGCGGAGACTCAGGGGTGCGCCACAGAACGCGCTACATCCACCTACAACCAGCCAACAATGGGGTAGTCTGCCCCCCACTGGAAGAGGAGAACAAATGCATCCCTGACAACTGCTTATGA